In Sardina pilchardus chromosome 8, fSarPil1.1, whole genome shotgun sequence, a genomic segment contains:
- the LOC134089174 gene encoding tripartite motif-containing protein 16-like — protein MAEAISQEEESFTCPVCLDLLKDPVAIPCGHNFCMRCIKGCWDQEDQKGVYSCPLCKHTFTPRPVLYKNPLIAEMVEKFGKIRIPAAPPALSTAGAGDVECDVCTGRKLKAVKSCLDCLLSYCETHFKAHNELNPRKHSVIDATGQLRERICSEHQKVLEIFCRTDQICICYLCTMDEHKGHDTVTAAAEWKNKQKHLGQTQGRFQQRIQEREKELQELRKAVETLKSSAQTAVEDSERMFTEMIRSIERRRSEVTELIRAQEKAEVSRAEGLLKRLEQEIAELKRRDAELEQLSHTEDHIHFLKNVVSVTAAPCSTVSTSMTFNQSFSFEAVKKSVSAVKVQLEKKLEGIFKQEVAKISAAVAHIEILQSSEYSCHFTLDPNTAHRNLHLSEGNRRVEWIAELQSYPDHPERFECHQVLCREGVSGCCYWEVEWSGQWAYIAVSYKSISRKGAGAECGFGWNDQSWSLERYSSSSRSSSFFWHNSKGTKLPLVASSRIGVHVDHRAGTLSFYSISDTMTLLHKVHTTFTHTLYPGFCIGPGSSVKLL, from the exons ATGGCGGAGGCGATTTCTCAGGAGGAAGAGTCTTTCACATGTCCAGTGTGTCTGGATCTCCTGAAGGATCCAGTGGCTATTCCCTGTGGACATAATTTCTGTATGAGGTGCATTAAGGGCTGCTGGGATCAGGAGGATCAGAAAGGAGTCTACAGCTGCCCCCTGTGCAAACACACCTTCACTCCCAGACCTGTCCTCTACAAAAACCCTCTGATTGCTGAAATGGTGGAGAAATTTGGGAAGATCAGAATCCCGGCTGCCCCTCCTGCTTTATCtactgctggagctggagatgtGGAGTGTGATGTCTGCACTGGGAGAAAACTCAAAGCTGTGAAGTCCTGTTTGGATTGTCTGTTGTCTTACTGTGAAACTCACTTCAAAGCTCACAATGAACTTAATCCAAGAAAACACTCAGTGATTGATGCCACAGGCCAGCTACGGGAGAGGATCTGTTCTGAACATCAGAAAGTTTTAGAAATATTTTGTCGTACTGATCAGATTTGTATCTGCTATCTGTGTACGATGGACGAACATAAAGGCCATGACACAGTCACAGCTGCTGCAgaatggaaaaacaaacag AAGCACTTGGGGCAGACCCAGGGGAGATTCCAGCAGAgaatccaggagagagagaaggagctgcaggagctgaggaAGGCTGTGGAGACTCTCAAG agctctgcacagacagcagtggaggacaGTGAGAGGATGTTCACTGAGATGATCCGCTCCATTGAGAGAAGGCGCTCTGAGGTGACAGAGCTGATCAGAGCTCAGGAGAAGGCTGAGGTGAGTCGGGCTGAAGGACTCCTGAAGAGACTGGAGCAGGAGAttgctgagctgaagaggagagatgctgaactggaGCAGCTTTCACACACGGAGGATCACATCCATTTCCTCAAG AATGTTGTGTCAGTCACTGCTGCTCCTTGCAGTACAGTTTCAACCAGCATGACCTTCAACCAAAGTTTCTCTTTTGAGGCTGTGAAGAAATCTGTCTCTGCAGTGAAGGTGCAGTTAGAGAAGAAACTGGAAGGCATCTTCAAGCAGGAAGTAGCCAAGATATCTGCAGCAG TGGCACATATTGAGATCCTCCAGTCTTCAGAAT ACTCCTGTCACTTCACACTggatccaaacacagcacacagaaacctccatctgtctgaggggaacaggaggGTGGAGTGGATAGCTGAGCTCCAGTCATATCCTGAtcatccagagagatttgagtgtcatcaggtgctgtgtagagagggtgtgtctggatgctgctactgggaggtggagtggagtggacagTGGGCTTATATAGCAGTCtcatataaaagcatcagcaggaaAGGAGCGGGTGCTGAGTGTGGGTTTGGATGGAATGATCAGTCCTGGAGTCTGGAACGctacagctccagctccaggtcCAGCTCTTTTTTCTGGCACAACAGTAAAGGGACTaaactccctctagtggccagctccagaataggagtgcatgtggatcacagggcaggaacactgtccttctacagcatcTCTGACACAATGACCCTCCTGCACAAAGTCCacaccacattcactcacacactctaccctgGGTTTTGCATAGGCCCTGGATCATCAGTGAAGCTGTTGTGA